One Peterkaempfera bronchialis DNA window includes the following coding sequences:
- a CDS encoding glucose-1-phosphate thymidylyltransferase, whose product MKALVLAGGSGTRLRPITHTSSKQLVPVANKPILFYGLEAIAEAGIIEVGVIVGHTAKEIEQAVGDGSDFGLEVTYIPQSAPLGLAHAVLIARDFLGDDDFVMYLGDNFVFDGISDVVDQFRKERPDAQLLLTRVPNPTAFGVAVVDEQGRITGLEEKPERPSSDLAVAGVYLFTPAIHEAVRAIAPSRRGELEITDAIQRMVDRRLDVRSTVISGYWKDTGNVTDLLEVNRTLLEGLETRIEGFVDGESEIIGRVRIAAGAEVRGSRIVGPVIIGAGSVVVDSYIGPSTSLAENCRIRNSEIEFSIVLRDSSFDSIRRVEASLVGRNVRVTLAPRVPATHRLIIGDHGQVQISS is encoded by the coding sequence GTGAAGGCTCTCGTGCTCGCGGGAGGATCGGGTACGCGCCTGCGGCCCATCACCCACACGTCCAGCAAGCAACTGGTGCCGGTCGCCAACAAACCGATCCTCTTCTACGGCCTCGAAGCCATCGCCGAGGCCGGAATCATCGAGGTCGGCGTCATCGTCGGCCACACCGCCAAGGAGATCGAGCAGGCGGTCGGCGACGGCTCCGACTTCGGCCTGGAGGTCACCTACATTCCGCAGAGCGCGCCGCTGGGACTCGCCCACGCCGTGCTCATCGCCCGGGACTTCCTCGGCGACGACGACTTTGTGATGTACCTCGGCGACAACTTCGTCTTCGACGGCATCAGCGATGTGGTCGACCAGTTCCGCAAGGAGCGGCCGGACGCCCAACTGCTGCTCACCCGGGTGCCCAACCCCACCGCCTTCGGGGTCGCGGTCGTCGACGAGCAGGGCCGCATCACCGGGCTGGAGGAGAAGCCGGAGCGCCCCAGCAGCGATCTGGCGGTGGCGGGCGTCTACCTGTTCACCCCCGCCATCCATGAGGCGGTCCGCGCCATCGCCCCCTCCCGGCGCGGCGAGTTGGAGATCACCGACGCCATTCAGCGGATGGTCGACCGGCGGCTCGATGTGCGCTCCACGGTGATCTCCGGCTACTGGAAGGACACCGGCAACGTCACCGACCTGCTGGAGGTCAACCGCACGCTGCTGGAGGGCCTGGAGACCCGGATCGAGGGCTTTGTCGACGGCGAGAGCGAGATCATCGGCCGGGTCCGGATAGCGGCCGGGGCGGAGGTCCGCGGCTCACGCATCGTCGGCCCGGTCATCATCGGCGCCGGCAGCGTCGTGGTCGACTCCTACATCGGCCCGTCCACCTCCCTCGCGGAGAACTGCCGGATCAGAAACAGCGAGATCGAGTTCTCCATCGTGCTGCGGGACTCGTCGTTCGACTCCATCCGCAGAGTCGAGGCGTCGCTCGTCGGACGCAACGTCCGGGTGACCCTGGCCCCCCGGGTGCCCGCCACCCACCGGCTCATCATCGGCGACCACGGACAGGTCCAGATCTCCTCATGA
- a CDS encoding futalosine hydrolase — MTATRTIRLLVVTAVAAERDAIAKGLGGTDSSLDAGPLRADLLAAGVGPAAAAAGAATELTAAGLRNDPYDLVITAGIGGGFLPLAPVGSLVVADAIVAADLGAESAEGFLPVETLGFGRSVHRPPQPLCAAVARALGAVRGPVLTVSTATGSAARARELSTRHPGAAAEAMEGFGVAEAAAAHGVPVLEIRAVSNAVGPRDRAAWRIGDALTALTAAFAELRDGACLDALERPEDRPEGRAGGRASDPR; from the coding sequence ATGACGGCGACGCGGACCATCCGACTGCTGGTGGTGACCGCCGTGGCGGCCGAACGGGACGCCATCGCAAAGGGGCTCGGCGGCACCGACAGCAGCCTTGACGCCGGACCGCTCCGCGCCGACCTGCTGGCGGCCGGCGTCGGCCCGGCCGCAGCGGCGGCGGGGGCCGCCACCGAGCTGACGGCGGCCGGGCTGCGGAACGACCCCTACGACCTGGTGATCACGGCAGGCATCGGCGGCGGGTTCCTGCCGCTCGCCCCCGTGGGTTCCCTGGTGGTCGCCGACGCGATCGTCGCCGCGGATCTGGGCGCCGAGTCCGCCGAGGGCTTCCTGCCGGTCGAGACGCTCGGCTTCGGCCGATCGGTGCACCGGCCGCCGCAGCCGCTCTGTGCGGCGGTGGCCCGGGCGCTGGGCGCCGTACGGGGGCCGGTCCTGACCGTGTCCACCGCCACCGGCAGTGCCGCCCGGGCCCGGGAGCTGTCCACCCGCCACCCCGGAGCCGCAGCCGAGGCGATGGAGGGCTTCGGCGTGGCCGAGGCCGCCGCCGCCCACGGTGTGCCCGTACTGGAGATCCGTGCGGTCTCCAATGCGGTCGGCCCCCGCGACCGAGCCGCCTGGCGGATCGGCGACGCGCTGACGGCACTGACGGCGGCCTTCGCCGAGCTGCGGGACGGCGCCTGCCTGGACGCTCTGGAGCGCCCGGAAGACCGCCCCGAGGGCCGGGCGGGCGGCCGGGCGTCGGACCCCCGCTGA